From Pseudomonas sp. CCI4.2, one genomic window encodes:
- a CDS encoding nucleoside 2-deoxyribosyltransferase — protein sequence MKKFSAPQVYLAGFDVFRPDAIEHGRYLKALCADHGLEGLYPFDNDVTEDRTPEATAQQICAMNIVMLRRCTGVLANLNVFRGLEPDSGTVFEVGMAVALGKPVWAYFDPIGSLRELVSHDQEGFDANGLMVEDFGLPRNLMLACSWAGASATAEEAVVEMARYLAAEGGAQPL from the coding sequence ATGAAAAAATTCTCTGCACCGCAGGTTTATTTGGCAGGTTTCGACGTTTTTCGGCCGGACGCCATTGAGCACGGCCGCTACCTCAAGGCGCTGTGCGCGGACCATGGGCTTGAAGGTTTGTATCCGTTCGACAACGACGTCACCGAAGATCGAACGCCAGAAGCGACGGCGCAACAGATCTGCGCAATGAACATCGTCATGCTCCGGCGCTGCACCGGGGTGTTGGCTAATTTGAATGTGTTTCGTGGCCTGGAACCGGACTCTGGCACGGTGTTCGAAGTCGGCATGGCCGTGGCGTTGGGCAAACCAGTGTGGGCTTATTTCGACCCAATCGGTTCGCTGCGCGAATTGGTGAGTCATGATCAAGAAGGGTTTGATGCGAATGGGCTCATGGTGGAAGACTTCGGCCTGCCGCGTAATTTGATGCTGGCCTGTAGCTGGGCAGGCGCAAGCGCAACGGCCGAAGAAGCGGTGGTTGAAATGGCGCGGTATTTGGCTGCTGAGGGTGGCGCCCAACCCTTGTAA
- the pstA gene encoding phosphate ABC transporter permease PstA has translation MTDATDSHKVSNERLYRRRNIKNWLAMSLSCGATLFGLLWLVWILLTTVINGFQALNLRLFTEMTPPPGTEGGLANAFYGSALMSGIALVIGTPIGLMAGIWLAEFARYTRLGTTIRFINDILLSAPSIVLGLFIYTGVILPLNLLTNHQVSFSALAGALALALLVIPVVVRTTDEMLQLQPSTMREAALALGVPQWKLTLQIVLRAAKAGVVTGVLLALARITGETAPLLFTAFGNQFWSSNLLKPIASVPVVIFQYAMSPFDDWHSLAWAGALILTLFVLILSLLSRLILLRNRLT, from the coding sequence ATGACAGATGCAACTGATTCTCATAAAGTCAGCAACGAGCGCCTTTACCGGCGTCGCAATATAAAGAACTGGCTGGCCATGAGCTTGAGCTGTGGCGCCACCTTGTTCGGATTGTTGTGGTTGGTCTGGATTCTGCTCACTACCGTTATCAACGGATTCCAGGCGCTGAACCTGCGGTTGTTCACTGAGATGACCCCCCCGCCGGGTACTGAAGGCGGTTTGGCCAACGCGTTTTACGGCAGCGCGTTGATGTCTGGCATCGCGCTGGTGATCGGTACGCCGATTGGTTTGATGGCTGGCATCTGGCTGGCGGAATTTGCGCGGTATACCCGACTGGGCACCACCATTCGTTTCATCAACGACATCTTGCTGTCGGCGCCGTCTATCGTGCTGGGCCTGTTCATCTACACCGGGGTCATCCTGCCGCTGAACCTGCTGACTAACCATCAAGTCAGCTTTTCGGCCCTTGCCGGCGCCTTGGCCCTGGCCCTGTTGGTGATCCCGGTGGTGGTGCGTACCACCGATGAAATGCTTCAGTTGCAACCCTCGACCATGCGCGAAGCCGCCTTGGCCCTGGGCGTACCGCAATGGAAGTTGACCCTGCAAATCGTTCTGCGTGCGGCCAAGGCCGGAGTTGTCACGGGTGTGCTGCTGGCCCTGGCGCGGATTACCGGCGAAACCGCGCCGTTATTGTTTACTGCATTTGGTAATCAGTTCTGGAGCAGCAACCTGCTCAAGCCGATTGCCAGCGTACCGGTGGTGATCTTCCAGTACGCCATGAGCCCCTTTGACGACTGGCATTCCTTGGCTTGGGCGGGCGCGTTGATCCTGACGCTGTTCGTGCTGATCCTCAGCTTGCTGTCCCGTTTGATCCTTTTGCGCAATAGGTTGACCTGA
- a CDS encoding PLP-dependent aminotransferase family protein: MELHVVIKGRKDLASQLYQQLREAIESGRLATGARLPPSRLLAEQLGISRKTVSDTYSLLTYENYLVGKIGSGTFVNARLATKRPKQSRSDFASAELIQHWQDLQSPIRHPAMMGTSRCDFIGGATNRLQFPEQEWRRCTQYALRQIARSPGFYSQPEGLPALREAIAQHVSFSRGVVCVDNDIVVCNGAQQALDLISRVLIQPGNIVAMEDPGYTPARLLFSAQGANVVGIPVDSEGICVELIPDGTRLIYVTPSHQFPLGMPMSQARREALLERARELGAVIIEDDYDSEFRYEGRPTDSLQSMDELGIVAYVGTFSKTLLPQLRLGYAVLPPAIIEAVIIAKQLTDWHTSTLPQWALAKFISDGYLLKHIRRCHGIYAGRRERLLSRVHSDLAPWFVAVPSMAGFHMALLCKVPIDIARLIERAKKADIGLYSLAPFFYATEEKPGLLMGFGAIETLDIDPSLDRLKSLLEAMA; the protein is encoded by the coding sequence ATGGAACTGCACGTTGTAATCAAAGGGCGCAAGGACTTGGCGAGCCAGCTCTATCAGCAGCTACGTGAGGCAATTGAGTCCGGCAGATTGGCCACTGGCGCCCGACTCCCCCCCAGCCGTTTGCTGGCGGAACAACTGGGTATTTCACGCAAAACCGTTTCCGACACCTACTCCCTACTGACGTACGAAAACTACCTGGTGGGTAAAATCGGCAGCGGTACCTTTGTCAACGCTCGCCTAGCGACAAAACGCCCCAAGCAAAGCCGATCGGATTTCGCCAGCGCCGAACTGATTCAACACTGGCAAGACCTGCAATCCCCGATCCGCCACCCGGCGATGATGGGCACCTCCCGTTGCGATTTCATTGGTGGGGCAACGAACAGACTCCAGTTCCCCGAACAAGAGTGGCGCCGCTGCACGCAATACGCCCTGCGGCAGATTGCTCGTTCACCGGGCTTTTATAGCCAGCCCGAAGGCTTGCCGGCGTTGCGCGAAGCTATTGCCCAGCACGTTTCGTTTTCCCGCGGCGTTGTCTGCGTCGATAACGATATCGTGGTGTGCAACGGCGCCCAACAAGCGCTGGACCTGATTTCACGGGTGTTGATTCAGCCCGGCAATATCGTCGCCATGGAAGACCCCGGTTACACACCGGCACGCCTGTTGTTTTCAGCCCAGGGCGCAAACGTAGTGGGGATACCCGTGGACAGCGAGGGCATCTGTGTCGAGCTGATTCCTGACGGCACACGGCTGATTTATGTCACGCCTTCGCATCAGTTCCCGCTGGGCATGCCCATGAGTCAGGCACGCCGGGAAGCCCTGTTGGAACGCGCGCGCGAACTGGGTGCGGTGATCATAGAGGACGACTACGACAGCGAATTCCGTTACGAGGGGCGCCCGACCGATTCCCTGCAGAGCATGGACGAACTCGGAATCGTGGCGTATGTCGGAACCTTCTCGAAAACCCTGCTGCCCCAGTTGCGCCTTGGCTATGCGGTGCTGCCTCCGGCGATTATCGAAGCGGTCATCATTGCCAAACAGCTCACCGACTGGCACACCTCGACGTTGCCTCAGTGGGCGTTGGCCAAGTTCATTTCAGACGGCTACCTGCTCAAGCACATACGCCGTTGTCATGGAATTTATGCGGGGCGCCGCGAACGCCTTCTGTCCCGCGTCCATAGCGACCTGGCGCCTTGGTTTGTAGCCGTGCCCTCCATGGCAGGGTTTCACATGGCGCTGCTGTGCAAGGTGCCAATAGACATTGCGCGGCTGATTGAGCGAGCGAAGAAGGCCGACATCGGCCTGTATTCCTTGGCGCCGTTCTTCTACGCCACCGAAGAAAAACCCGGCTTGCTAATGGGTTTCGGCGCCATTGAAACCCTGGACATCGACCCCTCCCTGGACCGGCTAAAGTCGTTGCTGGAGGCCATGGCCTGA
- the pstS gene encoding phosphate ABC transporter substrate-binding protein PstS, with translation MMLLTKNRLSLLLATLCLSGMAHATDVTGAGSSFVFPVLAKWSQDYGKTSPDRINYQSIGSGGGIAQIKAATVDFGASDAPLSAEDLQAAGLGQFPSVIGGIVPVFNVEGIDAGKLKLDGETLAKIFMGTVKTWNDPAIAALNTGLTLPAAAITVVHRSDGSGTSFNFTNYLAKVSPEWKAGPGFGTAVPWPVGVGGKGNEGVAAYVKQIKGSIGYVEYAYALTNKMNAAQLKNAAGKFVEPNAKAFQAAADTADWASAKDFNLIMTNAPGENAWPITATTWIIMYKKAKNAEQSKAAFDFFKWSLEHGQQQAAALDYVALPGSLVQRIEGYWKSDFNH, from the coding sequence GTGATGTTGCTGACTAAAAACCGTCTGTCGCTTTTGCTGGCCACGTTGTGCCTGAGCGGCATGGCACACGCGACTGATGTAACCGGTGCAGGCTCGAGTTTTGTATTCCCAGTGCTGGCGAAGTGGTCCCAGGACTACGGTAAAACTTCCCCGGATCGCATCAACTACCAGTCGATTGGTTCGGGCGGCGGCATTGCTCAGATCAAAGCAGCAACCGTTGATTTCGGTGCTTCCGATGCACCGTTGTCTGCCGAAGACCTTCAGGCTGCTGGCCTTGGTCAATTTCCAAGCGTGATCGGCGGCATCGTGCCGGTGTTCAACGTTGAAGGCATCGACGCTGGCAAGCTCAAGCTTGACGGCGAAACGTTGGCCAAGATCTTCATGGGTACCGTTAAAACCTGGAATGACCCAGCCATTGCTGCGTTGAACACAGGTCTGACGCTCCCGGCCGCTGCCATCACCGTGGTACACCGTTCGGACGGCTCGGGCACTTCGTTCAACTTCACCAACTACCTGGCCAAAGTCAGCCCTGAGTGGAAAGCCGGCCCAGGTTTCGGCACTGCAGTGCCATGGCCGGTCGGTGTGGGCGGCAAGGGTAACGAGGGTGTTGCTGCCTACGTGAAGCAGATCAAAGGTTCTATCGGTTACGTTGAATACGCTTACGCATTGACCAACAAAATGAACGCCGCTCAGTTGAAAAACGCCGCAGGCAAGTTTGTTGAGCCTAACGCAAAGGCATTCCAGGCCGCTGCTGACACTGCCGATTGGGCCAGTGCCAAAGACTTCAACCTGATCATGACCAACGCACCGGGCGAAAACGCGTGGCCGATCACTGCGACCACCTGGATCATCATGTACAAAAAAGCGAAGAACGCCGAGCAAAGCAAAGCGGCGTTCGACTTCTTCAAATGGTCTCTGGAGCACGGCCAACAACAAGCCGCTGCTCTGGATTACGTTGCGCTGCCAGGCTCGTTGGTTCAACGGATTGAAGGCTACTGGAAATCTGACTTCAACCATTGA
- the pstB gene encoding phosphate ABC transporter ATP-binding protein PstB translates to MNNLALANERTKIRVRDLEFFYNDQRSLKSINMDIPEKRITAIIGPSGCGKSTLLRVFNRIYAMYPKQEAKGEVLLNGENILAPGYSMNRLRSHVGMVFQKPVPFPMSIFDNIAYAVRHHEKLSRREMEDRVEQALHGAALWDEVKDKLKHSAQSLSGGQQQRLCIARTIALRPQVLLLDEPTSALDPISTGRIEQLITDLKEQFTVIIVTHNMQQAARVSDYTAFMFMGELIEHGDTDTIFTKPSKTQTEDYITGRFG, encoded by the coding sequence ATGAATAACCTCGCCCTAGCCAATGAAAGAACCAAAATTCGCGTGCGCGACCTGGAGTTCTTCTACAACGACCAACGCTCGCTGAAGTCCATCAATATGGACATTCCTGAAAAGCGCATCACTGCAATCATCGGGCCTTCGGGCTGTGGGAAGTCAACGCTGCTGCGGGTGTTCAACCGTATTTACGCGATGTACCCCAAGCAGGAAGCCAAGGGTGAAGTGTTGCTCAATGGCGAAAATATTTTGGCGCCGGGCTATTCGATGAACCGGCTGCGCAGCCACGTCGGCATGGTCTTCCAGAAGCCGGTGCCGTTCCCGATGTCGATTTTCGACAACATTGCTTACGCCGTACGGCACCATGAAAAACTCTCGCGTCGGGAGATGGAAGACCGCGTAGAGCAAGCGCTGCATGGCGCCGCGTTGTGGGATGAGGTCAAAGACAAACTCAAGCACAGCGCGCAAAGCCTGTCCGGTGGCCAACAACAACGCCTGTGTATTGCCCGGACCATCGCCTTACGCCCACAAGTGTTGCTGCTCGACGAACCAACCTCGGCCCTCGACCCGATTTCCACCGGCCGCATCGAGCAATTGATCACCGACCTCAAAGAGCAGTTCACGGTGATCATCGTCACCCACAACATGCAACAAGCGGCACGGGTCTCGGATTACACCGCGTTCATGTTCATGGGTGAACTGATCGAACATGGCGACACCGATACCATTTTTACCAAACCGAGTAAAACCCAGACCGAAGACTACATCACAGGGCGATTCGGCTAA
- the pstC gene encoding phosphate ABC transporter permease subunit PstC produces MTEHTQTLSTTHSSVDSLGDKRAARDQRHDLWFRRSMMGAALLVLFLLISIAGSTLWGGSLAFRTFGLDFLTSTEWDAVNGHFGAVVPIYGTLVTSFLALLIAVPVSFGIAIFLTEVAPPWLRMPIASAVELLAGIPSIIYGMWGLFVFGPFMAQYLSPWINDYLGALPLIGSLFQGPPLGIGMLTAGIVLAIMIMPFITSVMHEVFRSVPTTLKESAYALGSTTWEVVWDIVLPYTRSAVVGGVFLGLGRALGETMAVTFVLGNAQQFSASLLMPSSSIASVIANEFSEAYTDLHRSALIALGFLLFVVTFIVLALARLMLMRLSRKEGL; encoded by the coding sequence ATGACTGAACACACCCAAACCCTGTCCACGACACACTCCAGCGTCGACAGTCTTGGCGACAAACGCGCTGCTCGGGATCAACGTCACGATCTGTGGTTTCGACGTTCGATGATGGGCGCTGCACTGCTGGTCCTGTTTTTGCTGATCAGCATTGCCGGGTCCACCTTGTGGGGCGGTAGTCTGGCGTTTAGAACGTTCGGCCTGGATTTCCTGACCAGCACCGAATGGGATGCGGTAAACGGTCACTTCGGTGCCGTGGTACCGATCTACGGCACGCTGGTTACCTCGTTTCTGGCGTTGCTGATCGCGGTGCCCGTTAGCTTCGGTATCGCTATTTTCCTGACGGAAGTTGCACCCCCTTGGCTGCGGATGCCGATTGCTTCGGCCGTCGAACTGCTGGCCGGGATTCCCTCGATTATTTACGGCATGTGGGGGCTGTTTGTGTTCGGCCCGTTCATGGCGCAGTACCTGTCGCCCTGGATCAATGACTACCTCGGTGCATTGCCGTTGATTGGTTCGTTGTTCCAGGGACCGCCACTGGGGATTGGCATGCTGACCGCGGGCATCGTCCTGGCGATCATGATCATGCCGTTCATTACCTCGGTAATGCATGAAGTGTTCCGCAGCGTACCCACCACGCTCAAAGAGTCCGCGTATGCCCTTGGCAGCACGACTTGGGAAGTGGTCTGGGACATCGTTCTGCCCTACACCCGATCAGCCGTCGTCGGCGGTGTTTTTTTGGGGTTGGGCCGGGCACTTGGTGAAACCATGGCGGTAACATTCGTGTTGGGCAACGCCCAACAGTTTTCGGCGTCATTGCTGATGCCCAGCAGCTCGATCGCCTCGGTGATCGCCAACGAGTTCAGCGAGGCATACACCGACCTGCACCGCTCGGCGTTGATTGCCCTGGGCTTCTTGCTGTTCGTTGTGACCTTCATCGTGCTGGCCTTGGCGCGACTGATGTTGATGCGCCTTTCGCGTAAGGAGGGGCTATGA
- a CDS encoding VOC family protein → MHVIQKLSPCLWFAEEAEEAVEFYTGIFKDSRILGLTRYSKVGFEMHHRPAGSVMSIMFELEGQRFTALNGGPLFTFTEAVSLQIYCKTQAEIDHYWNALTVGADVSAQQCGWLKDKFGLSWQVVPELLAEMINQTDPQVTDRVMSAIMEMKKLDLNALQQAVDGV, encoded by the coding sequence ATGCACGTCATCCAGAAACTATCCCCATGTTTGTGGTTTGCTGAGGAGGCTGAGGAGGCGGTCGAATTTTATACCGGCATCTTCAAGGACTCGCGCATCCTTGGTCTTACGCGTTACAGCAAGGTGGGATTTGAGATGCATCACCGGCCTGCTGGTTCAGTGATGTCGATTATGTTTGAGCTGGAAGGGCAGCGCTTCACCGCCCTCAACGGCGGCCCGTTGTTCACGTTCACTGAGGCGGTTTCGCTGCAAATCTACTGCAAGACCCAAGCTGAAATTGATCATTACTGGAACGCGCTAACGGTTGGCGCAGATGTTAGCGCCCAGCAGTGTGGTTGGCTAAAAGATAAATTCGGGCTGTCGTGGCAAGTGGTGCCGGAGTTGCTGGCTGAGATGATCAATCAAACCGATCCGCAGGTCACAGACAGGGTCATGAGCGCCATTATGGAGATGAAAAAACTTGATCTGAACGCGTTGCAGCAAGCAGTTGACGGCGTGTAA
- a CDS encoding exodeoxyribonuclease III, with translation MNLLKIATFNINGIRARLPILLAWLAREAPDVVCLQELKATDLAFPIDDIREAGYGAIWHGQSSWNGVAILAKGMDPLEIRRGLPGNEKDTHSRYLEATVHGVIVGCLYLPNGNPQPGPKFEYKLAWFEKLIEHAAGLYDSGHPVVLAGDYNVIPTDEDIYNTRSWLKDALLQPESRECFQRLLAQGWTDALRARYPDERIYTFWDYFRKHWETNSGLRIDHLLLNAELAPRLKNAGVDRWPRDLPHASDHAPTWVELAIE, from the coding sequence ATGAATCTGCTCAAGATTGCTACGTTTAATATCAACGGCATTCGCGCACGGCTGCCCATTCTATTGGCGTGGCTGGCGCGTGAAGCACCAGACGTGGTGTGTTTGCAGGAACTGAAGGCGACCGATTTGGCCTTCCCCATTGATGACATTCGTGAAGCGGGTTACGGGGCGATTTGGCACGGGCAATCATCGTGGAATGGCGTGGCGATCCTGGCCAAAGGCATGGACCCGCTGGAGATTCGTCGCGGGTTGCCGGGCAATGAAAAAGACACCCACAGCCGGTATCTGGAAGCCACCGTGCATGGGGTCATCGTGGGTTGTTTGTATCTGCCCAACGGCAATCCGCAGCCGGGGCCGAAATTCGAGTACAAACTGGCATGGTTTGAAAAGTTGATCGAGCACGCTGCGGGCTTGTATGACAGCGGCCACCCGGTAGTGCTGGCCGGTGACTACAACGTGATTCCCACCGACGAAGATATTTACAACACCCGTTCATGGCTGAAAGACGCGCTGTTACAGCCCGAAAGCCGCGAGTGCTTTCAGCGCCTGCTGGCTCAGGGCTGGACCGACGCTTTGCGCGCCCGCTACCCGGATGAGCGGATCTATACCTTCTGGGATTACTTTCGCAAGCACTGGGAGACCAACTCTGGCCTGCGCATCGACCATCTGCTGCTCAACGCCGAACTTGCGCCCCGCTTGAAAAACGCCGGCGTCGACCGCTGGCCCCGCGACCTGCCCCACGCCAGCGACCATGCGCCGACGTGGGTTGAATTGGCGATTGAGTGA
- a CDS encoding LysR family transcriptional regulator, producing the protein MDLRDLTYFETIAELGHLGRAAQKLNRSQPALTKSIQRLEESFGTKLFQRDGRRIKLTPVGELLQARGKQLQQSIAETQREVRDFASGVVGNIRLGCAATMAEYLLPELTATLLQRAPDITLKLVIGQDDLLSDLLRSGQLDMIICPLITRDEQFVSFPVLEDEAVVVASHNHPIFATQIQMSDLCNYRWILPPMSVSSRQWVDAAFRANQLPVPSVQVETNSISLLPRLIAQTNLLSFIARETLEFGAGMKHLREVPLAQTTMKRTIGLTLRLGGYLSPAAHSMVQMLRDSNGHFFNAD; encoded by the coding sequence ATGGACCTGCGAGACCTCACGTATTTTGAAACCATTGCCGAGTTGGGGCACTTGGGACGCGCGGCGCAGAAGCTCAACCGCAGCCAACCGGCACTGACCAAAAGCATTCAGCGATTGGAAGAATCGTTCGGCACCAAACTGTTCCAGCGCGATGGTCGACGGATCAAGCTGACGCCGGTGGGGGAGTTGCTCCAGGCGCGGGGCAAACAGTTGCAACAAAGCATCGCCGAGACCCAACGCGAAGTGCGCGATTTCGCCAGCGGCGTTGTAGGTAACATTCGCCTGGGTTGCGCGGCGACCATGGCCGAATACCTGCTGCCTGAACTGACGGCGACGCTGTTGCAGCGTGCTCCGGACATCACGCTGAAACTGGTGATTGGCCAAGATGACTTGTTAAGTGACCTGCTTCGCTCCGGGCAACTGGACATGATCATTTGTCCGTTGATCACCCGCGACGAACAATTCGTCAGTTTTCCGGTATTGGAAGATGAAGCAGTAGTAGTGGCCAGTCACAACCATCCGATTTTCGCGACCCAGATTCAGATGAGCGATTTGTGCAATTACCGATGGATATTGCCGCCTATGAGCGTGTCGTCACGGCAGTGGGTGGACGCGGCGTTTCGCGCTAATCAGCTGCCGGTGCCGTCGGTCCAGGTTGAAACTAATTCGATTTCGCTGCTGCCACGGCTGATCGCTCAAACCAATCTGTTGAGTTTCATCGCACGGGAGACGCTGGAATTCGGTGCGGGCATGAAGCATTTACGCGAAGTACCGCTGGCGCAAACCACGATGAAACGCACCATTGGCCTGACATTGCGCCTTGGCGGCTATTTGTCACCGGCGGCGCACTCCATGGTTCAGATGCTGCGCGACAGCAATGGGCACTTTTTTAACGCCGACTGA
- a CDS encoding AbrB family transcriptional regulator, whose amino-acid sequence MSRVSDFSLHTQPIYVQWLGLISLAGASGQLLKYWNIPAALFLGPMLVAIAFGVCGASIRLHKQAFRIGQGFVGMLVAHAMTVSVLATVAHSWHFMLFATVLTILLSSVVGLVLVRYAGFDGSTAAWGTSPGAASAMVAMSEESGADSRVVATMQYVRVVCVVMLGALVSHLIGADTGVAVAQASAAVSHGSDWLSIALSVLAIVVGVGLSSRIPAGALLLPLLIGSALQLSGLLQINLPHWLLAFAYGAIGCYIGLRFDRPAVLYVWRRLPAMILGSLLLILLCSLSAWLLAEWMNKDFLSVYLATSPGGLDSMAIIAMDTHSDVGFVLAMQTLRLFGVIVSGGFFARQIIRLTEKKTAAVSVTH is encoded by the coding sequence GTGTCTCGCGTGTCAGATTTTTCGCTGCATACCCAACCGATTTACGTTCAGTGGCTTGGTTTGATCTCACTGGCTGGCGCTTCTGGCCAACTCCTCAAATATTGGAATATCCCCGCCGCGCTATTTCTCGGGCCCATGCTGGTTGCCATCGCGTTCGGTGTTTGTGGCGCGTCCATCCGTCTTCATAAGCAGGCATTTCGCATAGGCCAAGGCTTCGTGGGCATGCTGGTGGCGCATGCCATGACCGTTTCGGTACTGGCGACCGTCGCTCACTCGTGGCACTTCATGCTATTTGCCACGGTGCTAACGATTCTGCTGAGTAGCGTCGTCGGTTTGGTTTTGGTGCGTTATGCAGGCTTCGACGGTAGCACCGCCGCCTGGGGTACATCGCCTGGCGCGGCGTCGGCGATGGTCGCCATGTCCGAAGAGTCCGGCGCTGATTCCCGGGTGGTCGCGACCATGCAGTACGTGCGAGTGGTGTGCGTGGTGATGCTGGGCGCATTGGTCAGCCACTTGATCGGTGCAGACACTGGCGTCGCAGTGGCGCAGGCCAGCGCGGCGGTCTCCCACGGTTCCGACTGGCTCAGTATTGCCCTTAGCGTGCTGGCGATTGTGGTCGGTGTCGGGCTGAGTTCCAGAATCCCGGCGGGGGCGCTGCTGCTGCCGCTGTTGATCGGCAGCGCGCTGCAGCTCAGCGGATTGCTGCAAATCAACTTGCCGCATTGGCTGCTCGCCTTTGCTTACGGCGCCATTGGTTGCTACATCGGCCTGCGGTTTGACCGGCCCGCCGTGCTGTATGTGTGGCGACGTTTACCCGCGATGATTCTCGGCTCGCTGCTGTTGATCCTGCTGTGTTCGCTGTCGGCCTGGCTGCTTGCCGAATGGATGAACAAAGACTTTCTCTCGGTTTACCTCGCCACCAGCCCCGGTGGTCTGGACTCTATGGCGATCATCGCCATGGACACCCACTCGGACGTTGGTTTTGTGCTGGCGATGCAAACCTTGCGGCTGTTTGGGGTTATCGTCAGCGGCGGCTTCTTTGCCCGGCAGATCATTCGGCTGACGGAAAAAAAGACCGCCGCGGTCAGCGTGACACATTGA
- a CDS encoding VRR-NUC domain-containing protein, protein MNSSPLDNPFYYLVNFQHVLEWIAERYTDVLDRTERQFINDFIDLPQTAQGLLVRMVMRKGTLFRASKLSYAEIGDPASAVQPLLKKGWVDPRPAISLDELFGLLRKAEVVTCFTSHGIKIADKKTAMFERLHALYPEPQPIDQWHRGFDEPVYGLTVMALCERLRLLYFGNLHQEWSEFVLADLGVYRYEKVEFTAESRGINERADIDTCLQLHRCRQALELPNTLQALTALAQQALVVESRSPWLNMRRAKLLFQIGQQAERLQEWSLALAVYEQGEYPGARLRRIRVLERSADYSAAMVLLESAQTAPENAAEAQGLMRILPRLQRKLGLPAERRRSANVLSRLDITVSQALDLSVEQMIQRHLADDVGPVYYVENTLINSLFGLLCWPAIFAPLPGAFFHPFHSAPSDLYSPDFYQRRAALFDDCLQQLDSQAYQTTVRQHFKTKQGLQSPFVFWGTLTEELLEHALHCLPADHLRHWFRRLLLDIKANRSGMPDLIQFYPAEQRYRMIEVKGPGDRLQDNQLRWLDFCAEHGMPVVVCYVQWSAELPVICPAA, encoded by the coding sequence GTGAACAGCAGTCCCCTCGACAACCCGTTTTATTACCTCGTTAATTTCCAGCATGTGCTGGAGTGGATTGCCGAGCGTTATACCGATGTGCTCGACCGCACTGAGCGTCAGTTCATCAATGACTTTATTGACCTGCCCCAGACCGCTCAAGGCCTGCTGGTACGTATGGTCATGCGCAAGGGCACGTTGTTTCGCGCCAGCAAATTGAGCTACGCGGAAATAGGCGATCCGGCATCAGCGGTCCAACCGTTGCTGAAAAAAGGCTGGGTGGACCCACGACCAGCAATCAGCCTGGACGAGCTATTCGGGCTGCTGCGCAAGGCCGAGGTCGTTACGTGTTTCACATCCCATGGAATTAAAATCGCGGATAAAAAGACCGCGATGTTTGAACGGTTGCACGCGCTTTACCCCGAGCCGCAGCCCATCGATCAGTGGCACCGTGGATTCGATGAACCGGTGTATGGCCTTACCGTCATGGCTCTTTGCGAGCGGTTGCGGCTGCTGTATTTCGGCAACCTGCATCAAGAATGGTCCGAGTTTGTGCTCGCAGATTTGGGCGTCTACCGCTACGAAAAGGTCGAATTTACTGCCGAGTCTCGCGGTATCAATGAGCGCGCGGACATCGACACCTGTTTGCAGCTGCACCGTTGTCGGCAAGCGTTGGAGCTGCCAAACACGCTCCAAGCACTGACGGCATTGGCGCAGCAAGCGCTTGTGGTCGAGAGTCGCAGTCCGTGGCTGAACATGCGTCGAGCCAAGCTGCTGTTTCAGATCGGTCAACAGGCTGAACGGTTGCAGGAGTGGTCTTTAGCGCTGGCGGTGTATGAGCAGGGCGAGTACCCCGGTGCGCGCTTGCGGCGGATTCGGGTGTTGGAGCGCAGCGCTGACTACTCAGCGGCCATGGTCTTGCTCGAAAGTGCGCAAACGGCGCCTGAAAATGCCGCCGAAGCCCAAGGCTTGATGCGCATCTTGCCGCGTCTGCAACGCAAACTGGGTTTGCCGGCCGAGCGTCGGCGCAGTGCCAACGTCCTCAGTCGCCTCGATATAACAGTTTCCCAAGCCCTGGACCTGAGCGTGGAGCAGATGATTCAGCGGCATTTGGCCGATGACGTCGGACCGGTTTACTACGTCGAAAATACGCTGATCAACTCACTGTTCGGTTTGCTCTGTTGGCCGGCGATTTTTGCGCCGCTGCCGGGGGCTTTTTTTCACCCATTTCACAGCGCCCCCAGCGACCTTTACAGCCCGGACTTCTATCAGCGTCGAGCGGCTTTATTTGATGATTGTCTGCAACAGCTGGATTCCCAGGCGTACCAAACCACTGTTCGCCAGCACTTTAAAACCAAACAAGGCCTGCAATCGCCGTTTGTCTTTTGGGGCACATTGACCGAGGAGTTATTGGAGCATGCGCTGCACTGCTTGCCCGCCGATCACCTGCGCCACTGGTTTCGCCGGCTGTTGTTGGACATCAAGGCCAATCGCAGCGGCATGCCCGACCTGATCCAGTTTTACCCAGCCGAGCAGCGCTATCGAATGATCGAAGTCAAAGGCCCCGGCGACCGTCTACAGGACAACCAATTGCGCTGGCTGGATTTTTGCGCCGAGCACGGCATGCCAGTGGTGGTGTGTTACGTGCAGTGGTCGGCGGAGCTGCCAGTCATTTGCCCAGCGGCGTGA